The proteins below are encoded in one region of Corynebacterium felinum:
- the tatC gene encoding twin-arginine translocase subunit TatC gives MSSSTTSAAPHAAKNTKKKRFKRKSNPEGQMTLVAHLQELRRRIIISVVWLVIGSIAGFMWYQHSVFGLESLGEILRGPYCSLPPEKRASLTLDGECRLIATKPFEMFLLRIKIGALAGTVFASPVWLYQIWAFITPGLKKNERKWTFAFVFSAVFLFVTGAVLAYFVLAYGLDLLLTIGGETQVAALSGGYYFDFILSLLLIFGVSFEVPLLIAMLNIVGILSYDAMKDKRRVIILGMFIFAAFITPGQDPYSMLALACALSVLVELAIQFCRINDKRRDVERPAWMDLDDESSSALDEAPSTIGGSGPLADASAGSSPLPKPAPIPPSAGQAKPNYFDDII, from the coding sequence ATGAGTTCATCGACGACTTCCGCCGCACCACATGCGGCGAAGAATACTAAGAAGAAGCGGTTTAAGCGGAAATCCAACCCTGAGGGGCAGATGACTCTGGTTGCGCACCTCCAAGAGTTGCGCCGTCGCATCATCATCTCTGTTGTGTGGCTGGTCATTGGTTCCATCGCTGGTTTCATGTGGTATCAGCATTCCGTGTTTGGGCTGGAAAGCTTAGGCGAAATTCTGCGTGGACCGTACTGTTCACTCCCTCCTGAAAAGCGTGCTTCCTTGACTTTGGATGGTGAGTGTCGTCTGATTGCGACCAAGCCTTTTGAGATGTTCTTGCTCCGCATCAAGATTGGCGCTCTTGCTGGTACTGTTTTTGCTTCCCCTGTGTGGCTGTACCAAATCTGGGCGTTTATCACCCCTGGGCTGAAGAAGAACGAACGCAAATGGACTTTCGCTTTCGTCTTTTCCGCTGTATTCCTTTTTGTTACCGGCGCAGTTCTGGCTTACTTTGTCCTCGCTTACGGCTTGGATTTGTTGCTCACCATTGGTGGCGAAACTCAGGTCGCGGCACTATCGGGTGGCTATTACTTTGACTTCATTTTGAGCTTGCTGCTGATTTTCGGTGTGAGCTTTGAAGTGCCACTGCTCATTGCCATGCTCAACATTGTGGGTATTCTGTCCTACGATGCAATGAAGGATAAGCGCCGAGTCATCATTTTAGGTATGTTCATTTTCGCAGCATTCATCACTCCTGGCCAAGACCCTTACTCAATGTTGGCTCTCGCCTGTGCGCTGAGTGTGTTGGTGGAGTTAGCTATCCAGTTCTGTCGTATCAACGATAAGCGTCGGGATGTTGAACGCCCCGCGTGGATGGATTTGGATGATGAGTCTTCCTCTGCCCTTGATGAGGCTCCGTCGACCATTGGTGGTTCGGGCCCACTTGCGGATGCCTCTGCAGGTTCGTCTCCATTGCCGAAACCTGCGCCAATTCCGCCGTCAGCTGGGCAAGCAAAACCCAACTATTTCGACGACATCATTTAG
- the tatA gene encoding Sec-independent protein translocase subunit TatA, whose product MSLGPLEIAVIVILFILLFGAKKLPDAARALGRSMRIFKSEVKEMSNDDKRFEEQQRAIEAQPIVPNPAPSPIIDAQPVQPQQPVQNPGQQPQA is encoded by the coding sequence ATGTCCCTTGGACCACTCGAGATCGCAGTCATCGTCATTTTGTTCATCCTGCTTTTCGGCGCAAAGAAGCTCCCTGATGCTGCACGCGCCTTGGGTCGCTCTATGCGCATCTTCAAGTCTGAGGTGAAGGAAATGAGCAATGACGACAAGCGCTTCGAAGAGCAGCAGCGCGCGATCGAGGCTCAGCCTATCGTTCCTAACCCAGCTCCTTCCCCCATCATTGATGCTCAGCCTGTGCAACCGCAGCAGCCTGTTCAGAACCCCGGCCAGCAGCCACAAGCATAG
- a CDS encoding helix-turn-helix transcriptional regulator, with the protein MKDNNPKLPNADVHPARKKTHIPETRWMDMVRMLNILPYFEKHPGRSLMAAAVDLGTDVKTLRADLNRLFCCGIGPLPHQLVDLDPEMRSVRVFNHQGMDRALRLTLTEANALVLALDSLGTVAGLVDDSAVRSASQKLRSLMGEHTPQVSGGDFSLDDPTVESSPAVATDSSENGGPAKPTADDETSDSSPGLAHTLGVLRQAMETAVEVGFQYYSRTKDTWSHRHVSPTRIFSREGTVYLAAYDSGVKAHRNFRIELMHNVECLSTPATPKLSELTFDSADPFRFSSATDQAQVVFYPESTWLAETIPCEVEGVDEDGNLWVTLPLVSREWLIQFALAHADRMWVEEPKEVAHAISERASTGLGAYDEGVVSDI; encoded by the coding sequence ATGAAGGACAACAACCCCAAACTGCCAAATGCGGATGTGCACCCAGCACGAAAGAAAACCCATATTCCTGAGACGCGCTGGATGGATATGGTGCGCATGCTCAATATTTTGCCGTATTTTGAAAAACACCCAGGGCGTAGCCTGATGGCGGCCGCAGTGGATTTGGGTACTGATGTCAAGACCCTGCGTGCCGATCTCAACCGCCTGTTTTGTTGTGGCATTGGACCTCTACCACACCAGTTAGTTGATCTCGACCCGGAAATGCGTTCCGTTCGGGTATTTAACCATCAAGGTATGGATCGGGCGTTGCGTCTTACTCTTACTGAGGCCAACGCATTGGTGCTGGCTTTAGACTCGCTCGGAACCGTCGCTGGGCTGGTTGATGATTCTGCAGTTCGCTCTGCCTCCCAGAAACTTCGTAGCCTCATGGGGGAGCACACCCCGCAGGTATCCGGTGGGGACTTCTCGCTTGATGATCCAACCGTGGAATCCTCACCAGCAGTGGCGACGGATTCTTCCGAAAATGGCGGTCCTGCCAAGCCAACAGCAGACGACGAAACCTCTGATTCTTCACCTGGGCTGGCGCACACCCTTGGGGTGTTGCGACAAGCCATGGAAACTGCTGTTGAGGTTGGGTTTCAGTACTATTCGCGCACGAAAGATACGTGGAGCCACCGCCACGTTTCGCCCACTCGCATTTTTTCGCGCGAGGGGACTGTGTATCTCGCCGCCTATGATTCTGGGGTGAAAGCGCACCGAAACTTCCGGATCGAATTGATGCACAATGTTGAGTGCTTGAGCACACCGGCGACTCCAAAGTTAAGCGAGCTCACTTTTGACAGTGCGGACCCGTTTCGCTTCAGCAGCGCTACTGATCAGGCTCAGGTAGTTTTCTATCCCGAGTCGACGTGGTTGGCTGAAACTATTCCTTGCGAGGTTGAGGGAGTGGACGAAGACGGTAATCTATGGGTAACACTTCCGCTAGTGTCACGCGAGTGGCTTATCCAATTTGCGCTCGCTCACGCCGACCGAATGTGGGTGGAGGAGCCGAAGGAAGTTGCACACGCCATTAGTGAACGCGCTTCAACTGGACTAGGTGCGTATGATGAAGGCGTTGTCTCAGACATCTGA
- a CDS encoding helix-turn-helix transcriptional regulator, producing the protein MTSTSFPDKTTSQPAAHSERSAPLASPGVDSSRGHGAMPRKDRRDQQLERVTNLTFALLNAANQGREYVSREEIIHQVPGYLLDDAGQPRNQAAINVLFSRDCASLIALGVPLESFKVDGATVWRIQRGEYELPEISFTPAEATVLALAGKMDTSSPLATFSRSGWTKLAARGLDNALSPSPLYTPINDLNVLSAQVVDAIHVAVRTKQRLRFFYRRNPASDFSERWIDPWGLVTLNERVYLVGFDLDRGQARCFRVTKLADIDILDADAYDMSGYGDFQPAPDDVAVTELVRAQIAGGASQATVRIKIQAGHGEQLRSRGRVLTFDECVAAGLPDVSDDPDSHVYELVDVDTDWLVRHAAVLAPYVTVLDPPPVVDEVISLLKTAAGIPQHDGN; encoded by the coding sequence ATGACTAGCACCTCTTTTCCCGATAAAACCACATCTCAACCAGCTGCGCACAGCGAACGGTCTGCGCCTCTGGCAAGCCCTGGCGTTGATTCTTCGCGCGGGCACGGGGCGATGCCGCGAAAAGATCGCCGCGACCAGCAGCTAGAACGCGTCACAAATCTCACATTTGCGCTGCTTAATGCCGCAAATCAGGGACGGGAGTATGTGAGTCGGGAAGAGATTATTCACCAGGTGCCCGGCTATCTTCTCGATGATGCTGGACAACCGCGCAACCAGGCAGCGATCAATGTGCTGTTTAGTCGTGACTGTGCCAGCCTCATTGCCCTGGGTGTTCCGCTGGAATCCTTCAAGGTTGATGGCGCAACAGTATGGCGGATTCAGCGCGGGGAATACGAGCTGCCCGAAATTTCTTTCACTCCCGCTGAGGCAACAGTCTTAGCGTTGGCGGGGAAGATGGATACGTCGAGCCCGCTCGCGACGTTTAGCCGCTCAGGGTGGACGAAGCTTGCCGCCCGCGGACTCGATAACGCGCTGAGCCCCTCGCCGTTGTATACCCCGATTAATGATTTGAATGTGCTATCAGCCCAGGTTGTTGATGCGATACATGTAGCCGTGCGCACCAAGCAGCGGTTGCGGTTTTTCTACCGCCGCAACCCCGCAAGCGATTTCAGTGAACGCTGGATCGACCCGTGGGGTTTAGTCACGCTCAACGAGCGAGTGTATTTAGTTGGTTTCGACCTTGATCGTGGCCAGGCACGCTGCTTCCGTGTGACTAAGTTGGCTGATATCGATATTTTGGATGCCGATGCTTACGACATGAGTGGTTATGGTGATTTCCAACCTGCGCCTGATGATGTTGCCGTGACTGAGCTTGTGCGTGCGCAGATCGCCGGGGGTGCGTCGCAGGCTACTGTGCGAATCAAGATTCAGGCTGGGCATGGTGAGCAATTGCGCAGCCGTGGTCGAGTGCTCACGTTCGACGAATGTGTTGCAGCCGGGCTTCCCGATGTGTCTGATGATCCGGATTCTCACGTGTATGAGCTTGTCGACGTCGACACCGACTGGCTGGTACGGCACGCTGCTGTGCTTGCTCCCTATGTGACAGTGCTTGATCCACCGCCTGTGGTTGACGAAGTTATTTCGCTTTTAAAAACTGCGGCAGGTATACCCCAGCACGACGGTAACTAA
- the pafA gene encoding Pup--protein ligase, translating into MRRIAGVETEYGITCVAEGGSRKLGPDEIARYMFRPVVDRWSSSNIFLPNASRLYLDVGSHPEIATAECDSISQLIAYDRAGDLIVNELAQQAELSLKAEGVDAKVYLLKNNLDSVGNSYGCHENYLVGREAVLKTLGKTLLPFLITRQLIAGAGCIKDGAFHISQRAEHVWEGVSSATTRSRPIINTRDEPHADSHKYRRLHVIVGDSNMAEPTCALKVGSAMLMLEMIEAGFDIPHIELENEINAIRDCAKDISGHTLIALKNQEPMTALAIQRAYFNAAREWLKVRESFRAADPQAAGGTSDEEMHKVLDLWDRTLQAIETQDFSGVDSEIDWMIKLKLLRTYQARLGLDPEDFSHPKLAHVDLTYHDIRLGRGIAPVLEHKGLIKRWVTDEAIAHARDHAPATTRAALRGKFLEKATALGAAFSADWLRLKVNRPEPHMVELGCPFSTVDARVDTLIEYMETHAQTDD; encoded by the coding sequence ATCCGACGTATCGCCGGTGTGGAAACGGAATATGGCATTACCTGTGTGGCCGAAGGCGGCAGCCGAAAACTTGGCCCTGATGAAATTGCCCGCTACATGTTCCGCCCCGTGGTGGATCGTTGGTCAAGTTCAAATATTTTCCTACCTAATGCATCCCGCCTGTACCTAGATGTCGGCTCACACCCAGAGATTGCCACAGCAGAGTGCGATAGCATCAGCCAGTTGATTGCCTATGATCGTGCCGGTGATCTCATCGTGAATGAGCTTGCGCAGCAGGCGGAATTGTCGTTGAAAGCCGAAGGTGTGGATGCGAAAGTATATCTGCTGAAAAACAATCTCGATTCAGTGGGCAATTCCTACGGCTGTCACGAAAATTATTTGGTGGGCAGGGAAGCGGTGTTGAAGACACTCGGCAAAACGCTGCTGCCGTTTTTGATTACTCGCCAGTTAATTGCCGGCGCGGGCTGCATTAAAGATGGCGCTTTCCATATTTCCCAACGTGCCGAACACGTTTGGGAAGGCGTGTCGAGCGCAACCACACGTTCGCGCCCCATCATTAACACCCGCGATGAACCCCATGCTGATTCGCACAAGTATCGGCGTTTGCATGTGATTGTCGGGGATTCCAACATGGCTGAGCCTACCTGTGCGCTCAAGGTTGGTTCAGCGATGCTGATGTTAGAGATGATCGAAGCGGGTTTCGACATTCCACACATTGAGCTTGAAAACGAGATCAATGCTATCCGCGACTGTGCGAAAGATATCAGTGGTCACACCTTGATTGCGCTAAAAAATCAGGAGCCGATGACAGCACTTGCTATTCAACGCGCCTACTTTAATGCCGCTCGCGAATGGTTGAAGGTGCGCGAATCTTTCCGCGCAGCTGATCCACAGGCAGCGGGTGGCACCAGCGATGAAGAAATGCACAAGGTTCTTGATCTGTGGGATCGAACACTGCAGGCGATCGAGACTCAAGATTTTTCGGGTGTTGATAGTGAGATTGATTGGATGATCAAGCTCAAACTGTTGCGTACATATCAGGCACGCTTAGGGCTAGATCCAGAAGATTTCTCCCACCCGAAGCTCGCTCATGTGGATTTGACCTACCACGATATTCGCCTTGGTCGTGGCATTGCCCCTGTGTTAGAGCACAAGGGTTTGATTAAGCGGTGGGTGACAGATGAGGCGATAGCTCATGCCCGCGATCATGCACCGGCAACAACTCGTGCCGCACTACGGGGTAAGTTTTTAGAGAAGGCAACGGCGCTTGGCGCTGCGTTTTCTGCGGACTGGTTGCGGTTGAAAGTTAACCGTCCCGAACCTCACATGGTGGAGCTCGGGTGCCCGTTTAGCACTGTGGATGCGCGCGTCGATACGCTTATTGAGTATATGGAAACCCACGCACAGACTGATGACTAG
- a CDS encoding ubiquitin-like protein Pup, whose amino-acid sequence MGTSQVFSSGGKDNNDEVGEVSAGQIQINTEGVDDLLDEIDGLLETNAEEFVRSYVQKGGQ is encoded by the coding sequence ATGGGCACTTCACAGGTTTTCTCCTCCGGCGGCAAAGACAACAACGATGAGGTAGGGGAGGTTTCGGCCGGACAGATCCAGATCAACACCGAAGGTGTCGATGATCTTCTCGACGAAATTGATGGTTTGCTCGAAACCAATGCCGAAGAGTTCGTGCGCTCCTACGTGCAGAAAGGTGGCCAGTAA
- the dop gene encoding depupylase/deamidase Dop → MGTETEYGIATPSNTSLSPIVTSTHAVVAFGQLENSASGMRWDFTSEHPLRDRRGFDLKHYSTVPVVDPNALGVANVALSNGGRFYVDHAHPEYSSPECTSAFAAALYDHAGDVILNRAAQIVAELTAHNSSILDNHAPCPELKLYKNNVDGKGASYGSHENYLYSRDTDFATLAQALIPFFVARQVLVGAGRVGLGMFGEEAGFQISQRADYIEQEISLETTLNRGIINTRDEPHADANRFGRLHVIIGDANMSHISTALKLGTTALVLDAIEAGVDFSDLKLADAVTEVRAVSRDLTLTHTLKLADGRTMRALDLLREYAARVTPDEQVYPLWVETMDLLERGGYAACADRLDWCAKWALISSFLSKGLDISHPKLQLIDLQYSDINPEKSLYHALVRKQRMRTLFSPEDIEHAAWNPPEDTRAYFRGRIVSHGLGAVEAASWESVIVGGHRIEMPETTTLTKDHVGDIFDHIVSDEDLLEVLEKKGLI, encoded by the coding sequence ATGGGAACAGAGACTGAGTATGGAATTGCCACCCCCAGCAACACCAGCCTCAGCCCGATCGTCACCTCAACCCATGCAGTAGTTGCATTTGGCCAGCTAGAAAACTCCGCCAGCGGAATGCGCTGGGATTTCACCTCCGAACATCCCTTGCGCGATCGCCGCGGTTTCGACTTAAAACACTACAGCACCGTTCCCGTTGTCGACCCCAACGCGCTAGGCGTGGCAAATGTTGCACTCAGCAACGGGGGACGCTTCTATGTTGATCACGCGCACCCTGAATACTCCAGCCCAGAATGCACCTCCGCATTCGCAGCGGCACTCTACGACCACGCCGGCGACGTCATCCTCAACCGTGCCGCACAAATCGTGGCAGAGTTGACTGCGCACAACAGCTCCATATTGGACAATCATGCGCCCTGCCCAGAGCTGAAACTGTATAAAAATAATGTTGACGGCAAGGGCGCCAGTTACGGTTCGCACGAAAACTACTTGTATTCCCGCGACACGGATTTTGCCACGCTCGCACAAGCTTTGATCCCATTTTTTGTCGCCCGCCAAGTGCTGGTAGGTGCAGGACGTGTCGGGCTGGGCATGTTCGGGGAGGAAGCTGGGTTCCAGATTTCGCAACGCGCCGACTACATCGAGCAGGAAATCTCGCTGGAAACAACACTGAATCGTGGCATCATTAACACCCGCGACGAACCGCACGCGGATGCTAATCGTTTTGGGCGTTTGCACGTGATCATTGGTGACGCGAACATGTCACACATATCCACCGCGCTCAAGCTGGGAACAACCGCCCTGGTGCTCGATGCAATTGAGGCGGGGGTTGATTTTAGCGACTTAAAGCTTGCCGACGCCGTTACCGAGGTGCGTGCTGTTTCCCGCGACCTCACGCTGACACACACGCTTAAGCTTGCGGATGGTCGCACAATGCGCGCACTGGATCTGCTCCGCGAATATGCCGCCCGCGTAACCCCCGACGAGCAGGTGTATCCGTTGTGGGTCGAAACAATGGATCTGTTGGAACGCGGTGGTTATGCCGCCTGCGCCGATCGACTGGATTGGTGCGCGAAATGGGCGTTGATTTCTTCCTTCCTTTCCAAAGGTTTGGATATTTCCCACCCGAAATTGCAGCTCATTGACCTGCAGTACAGCGATATCAACCCTGAGAAAAGCTTGTATCACGCGCTCGTTCGTAAACAACGCATGCGTACGCTTTTCAGCCCCGAAGATATTGAGCATGCCGCGTGGAATCCCCCTGAAGATACCCGCGCCTATTTCCGAGGACGAATCGTATCCCACGGTTTAGGCGCGGTGGAGGCTGCGAGCTGGGAATCAGTGATCGTTGGTGGACACCGCATCGAAATGCCGGAAACAACTACACTTACCAAAGACCACGTCGGCGATATTTTTGACCACATAGTCAGCGACGAGGATTTATTAGAAGTTTTAGAAAAGAAAGGTTTGATTTAA
- the arc gene encoding proteasome ATPase produces the protein MDSQGASISAQDSPRASAYQLHKTNQELAARNEKLAEMLKASRDKLNVLHQQLEEIAAPPSTYGTFLEFSPRGHTAEVFTANRKMRLVISPLVDPTALVPGVQVRLGEGNQVVEACGFNETGELAILIEMIGTSRALVADHNGEERLVKLAAPLCPNEHTHVRSPRAGDTVLMDSKAGYIFEVIPKTEVSRLALEEVPDVTYADIGGLDSQIEQIQDAVELPFAHPALYRDYDLRPPKGVLLYGPPGCGKTLIAKAVANSLASRIGDGSSSYFINVKGPELLNKFVGETERRIRLIFERARELAEDGRPVIVFFDEMESIFRTRGSGVSSDMETTVVPQLLTELDGVEGLTNVIVIGATNREELIDPAILRPGRLDVKIRIERPTKDNAREIFARHLRSTVPVHGHVPDLIETAVDYMYRDNPYVELVLVTGCAEVLHYRDFVSGAMIANVVDRAKKYAIKAHLSGDTTGITAEHLCAAIDAENRESEDMPNTANPDEWSRILGRQGVRVMHARVVGLSREEGHR, from the coding sequence ATGGACTCTCAAGGCGCCTCAATCTCCGCGCAGGACTCTCCCCGCGCTTCCGCATACCAGCTGCATAAGACCAATCAGGAACTTGCAGCACGCAATGAAAAACTTGCCGAAATGCTCAAAGCATCGCGGGATAAACTCAACGTTTTGCACCAGCAGTTGGAAGAAATCGCGGCGCCCCCTTCCACCTACGGTACTTTCCTCGAATTTTCCCCGCGCGGGCACACCGCAGAAGTGTTTACCGCAAACCGCAAAATGCGACTGGTGATCTCCCCACTTGTTGACCCCACAGCACTTGTGCCCGGTGTGCAGGTGCGCTTGGGCGAAGGTAATCAAGTGGTCGAAGCCTGCGGTTTCAACGAAACAGGTGAACTTGCGATCCTCATCGAAATGATCGGCACATCCCGCGCACTGGTTGCCGACCACAATGGTGAAGAACGCCTCGTGAAGCTGGCAGCCCCCTTGTGCCCGAACGAGCACACGCATGTGCGCAGCCCGCGAGCGGGCGATACTGTCTTGATGGATTCCAAGGCCGGCTACATCTTTGAGGTGATTCCTAAAACAGAGGTGTCACGTTTGGCACTGGAGGAGGTTCCAGATGTCACCTATGCCGATATCGGTGGTTTGGATTCCCAGATTGAACAAATCCAGGATGCTGTGGAGCTTCCTTTCGCTCACCCCGCCCTGTACCGCGATTATGATTTGCGCCCACCGAAAGGTGTGCTTCTGTATGGCCCGCCTGGCTGTGGCAAAACTCTGATTGCTAAAGCTGTGGCCAATTCCTTGGCTTCGCGGATCGGCGACGGCTCATCGAGCTATTTCATTAATGTTAAGGGGCCTGAGCTTTTAAATAAGTTTGTGGGTGAAACCGAGCGTCGAATCCGCTTGATCTTTGAACGGGCCCGCGAACTGGCCGAAGATGGCCGCCCTGTCATCGTGTTCTTCGACGAAATGGAATCGATCTTCCGTACCCGTGGCTCAGGTGTGTCCTCCGATATGGAGACCACGGTGGTTCCGCAGCTTTTGACCGAACTTGATGGTGTCGAAGGCCTCACGAACGTGATCGTGATCGGTGCAACGAACCGTGAAGAGCTCATCGACCCTGCTATTTTGCGCCCCGGTCGCCTCGACGTGAAAATCCGCATCGAACGTCCCACCAAGGACAATGCCCGCGAAATCTTTGCTCGCCACCTACGCAGCACAGTGCCCGTGCATGGTCATGTACCCGACCTCATTGAGACCGCCGTCGACTACATGTACCGCGACAACCCCTATGTGGAACTGGTGCTCGTCACCGGCTGCGCTGAAGTGTTGCACTACCGTGATTTCGTTTCTGGTGCGATGATCGCCAATGTGGTCGACCGCGCAAAGAAATACGCAATCAAGGCACACCTTTCTGGCGACACCACCGGTATCACCGCTGAGCATCTGTGTGCAGCAATTGACGCCGAAAACCGGGAAAGTGAAGATATGCCGAACACCGCAAACCCCGACGAATGGAGCCGCATCCTTGGTCGTCAAGGAGTACGCGTCATGCATGCCAGGGTAGTTGGGCTAAGCAGGGAAGAAGGCCACCGCTGA